The Chitinophaga pinensis DSM 2588 region ATCCGGCTGGAATATGGCATTTATTACCTGAAACAGAATGGTACTTTATCTAAAAAGGTGTTCAAGATCAGTGAAAAGGCCTATAAACCGGGAGTGCAGGTCGAAATTATACGTAAACAGTCCTTCCGGCTGATCACAACACGGGTATTCTACCCCGGCAAACACCAGCTTTCTATCATCATCAACGGAGAAGAACAACCCGCCAGAAGCTTTGAGCTGATCTAGTGCAGCATCAGATGTCTGGCAAAGCTTTCTTGTACCTGCATAATGGCCAAATATGTCCGGAATACCCCCCGATTTTGGCAATTATGCACTGCAGATTATTCCCCTTAGCGGCAGACATTTGTAGTACACTAAACCTCAAAGACATGAAAGCGTCCAATACTGATCAGGCCCTTGAGCTGGAACACCCTGTAGTCAATGAAACAGAATGGATAAGCGCCCGTAAGGAACTTTTGAAAAAGGAAAAGGAATTAACCCATCTGCGTGATGAAATAAGCAGACTACGCCGTGAGTTGCCCTGGCAGAAAGTAGAAAAAAACTACATTTTTGAAGGTCCGGATGGCCCGGTGTCATTATCTGACCTCTTTGAAGAAAAAAGCCAGCTGATCGTACAGCATTTCATGCTGGGGCCAGGATGGAAGGAAGGTTGTGTCGGTTGTTCCTTTATGGCGGACAATGTAGACAGCGGACTGGTGCACCTGGTAAATCATGATGTGGCTTATGTGGCTATCTCCCGCGCTCCCTACAACGAGATTGTTCCATTTAAACAACGAATGGGCTGGTCTTTCAAATGGGTGTCTTCCAACAAGAACGACTTTAATTTCGACTATAATGTGTCCGCGACAGAAGAAGAGATCGCAAAAAACGAAATGACATACAATTTCGAACGGGTACCTGTATCGGAAAAGGAGTTGCCTGGTATGAGCGTATTCTATAAAGATGAAAACGGAGACATCTACCATACTTATTCTACTTATGCCCGTGGCGCTGAAACAGTGCTCAATACCTATAATCTGCTCGATATAACGCCTAAAGGACGCAATGAGCGGGATGGCGAAGGTAATCTGACTGACTGGGTAAGACACCACGATAAATATCAAAACAAGATGCCGGAAGCACATAGTTGCTGTAGTCATTAAACTTTGATATCATGCGTGCATTTCATTGTTGCGGGGAACATACCTCTTCGGATGTTCCCTGCACTATACAACAGGACCACGGAGGAGATAAAATGCCTGTAAAAACAACGCCTCCACAAAATATCTTCAAAAGAGGGATCCGGTTCATTAAACCCCTGTTACCAGCCTTTCTGCTTGCGATCATCCCTAAATGCCCATTTTGTCTGGCCGCTTATGTGGCGCTGGGTACGGGTGTTGGTCTGTCGGTAACCAGCGCCCGCTGGCTGCATATCACCCTGCTAGGCGCAGCGATCATACCATTGTCCCTGTTTGCTGCCATCAGGATTGGCAATTATCTCTATAAAGACCACCTGGCTGCTTCCATACTACGGCAACAGCAGCTATTGTTTATCAGCCTGTTGGGCATGTTAATCGGCTGTAGTTTATTATGGCTGTTCTGAGTCAGGGATTTTGCTACCTTTGGGCAACTGAGCCCTGATATTTGATGAAATACCTATACCTTTTTATACTAGTCGTGTTGTTGTGCAATTGCCGTACCGCACAATCTTCCCGCTCCTCCGCTACTTCTTCCGATACATTGGTACGTATTACGGCCTGGGGGTACCCTGATGGTGACTTCGCGGAAGCCAGGTATGAACTGTCGAGAAAATGGGGATTCTACTATGACCCGGTAGGCAACTGCACCCTGGACCAGGCAGCCATTGATTCATTGACACGGTTAAACGAAATTGCTACCCGTCCACTCATTAAAAAATACGGCAAAAACTGGGCAGTCAAATTCAACCGGGAGATGTGTATCATGGGCGCCAGTCCACAAACAATGTATATACTCTCCATACTTAGTTTGATGGAAACCTGGGATGTAACGAAGGCATTCGGGGCACGGGGCGATACTGTCTTCTACCATTTTACACCCACCCGACAGAAAGGGATTTACCATGCTGACGCGATGAGATGGACACAAAATAACGGTGTGAAAGAATGGGGCTCACTAATGAGATATAGGATTGACAACAGTACATTCAACGTGAAACTGATCAGTAAGCGATTTATAAGAGAAGATACTGTCAGATCACCGCTTTATTAC contains the following coding sequences:
- a CDS encoding DUF899 domain-containing protein, with translation MKASNTDQALELEHPVVNETEWISARKELLKKEKELTHLRDEISRLRRELPWQKVEKNYIFEGPDGPVSLSDLFEEKSQLIVQHFMLGPGWKEGCVGCSFMADNVDSGLVHLVNHDVAYVAISRAPYNEIVPFKQRMGWSFKWVSSNKNDFNFDYNVSATEEEIAKNEMTYNFERVPVSEKELPGMSVFYKDENGDIYHTYSTYARGAETVLNTYNLLDITPKGRNERDGEGNLTDWVRHHDKYQNKMPEAHSCCSH